The DNA sequence AGTTTCAGACAGCAACAGGAATATTAATGTCCATATTTCATTTCCCATGCATGTTTTAAAGTTAGCATTCTTTTCCAGTCCTGTGATGTTGTGGATGGATTGAGCCGCTGTGTTAGTGTGGAAAACACTAAGTTGCATTGGATAAAAGTTGCAAATTCATTTGCGCATCATGATGGATCATCCGCAGTGTTTGCTGGCTGTGTACCTGCTGCTGGTGTCGTTCGCTCAGTGTCAGCACTATTATCTCCTCCGACCCATCCCCAGTGACACTTTACCCCTGCTGGAGCTAAAAGAGGACCCAGACCCGATCTACGACCCCCTGGAGAAGGATCTTAATGAAACTGAGCTGAGGAGCGTCCTCGGAGACTTTGCCAGCCGCTTCCTCTCCATCACACCCCCTCAGGACCGCTACACGGGCAACGAGGAGCTGGACGAGCTGGATCTCCTGCAGAACCCGACCGGACTGATGCCCAAAGACATCCGGGCTCTGGACTTTGACGTGCAGTGGGGCAAAAAGCGCAAAGCCAGCAAGAAACTGAAGCGGCGGCTGCAGATGTGGCTGTGGTCGTACTCCTTCTGTCCCGTGCTTTACGCGTGGAATGACCTCGGCACGCGCTTCTGGCCCCGGTACGTCCGGGCGGGCAGCTGCTACAGCAAGAGGTCGTGTTCGGTGCCGGAGGGCATGGTATGTAAACCGGCCAAATCCACGCACATCACGCTGCTGCGCTGGAGGTGCGTGCAGAGGAGAGGCGCGCTCAAATGCGCATGGATACCCGTGCAGTACCCCATCATCACAGAGTGCAAATGCTCCTGTGCCAACTGATCACGAATATGAATGAACTTAAGTTGTGAAAACTCTCATCTGACTCACATTTCAGGACTTGAGTTCCAAAACACGATCATATATATAACTGGACTTGAAGTTATGGAAACATAGATCAGATGCGTGTTTTTGGgaagaaaaaatgtgtgtgtgtgtgtatatatatatatatatatatatatatatatatatatatatatatatatatatatatatatatatatataaagatgcatgtttctggactttaagttattaaaaaaaaaaaatgatttttttggacAAAAAGTTGTAAAAACTCTTATCTGGTacattttattttggatttaagTTCCAAAATCTACAATCTGATACATATTACTGGACTTAAGTTATAAATACTGTTATctaatacatatgtatatatatgtatgtgtaactCTGATCTGATACATGCTTCTGGACTTAAGttataaaaaagtaatgtttattttgtgttttactaACTGTATAATAACTTTCACTGAAAGTCATTTGATGCTGAACAGATGATTCATATGTGAATCAACATTTAATGACATTTCAAGCTATTTGAATGATTTGTTGAGCATTATGTcatgtaaaaatgtctgttaaTCCCTTTAATGACAGTTGTTATAAAGTGttcccttttatttttcatttgtatgCACTATCATGTGTAGGAATGTATTGTATGTATATTTAGTGCCATCATGTAATGATCTCGCTACTTGTAAAAAGCCAGTATTATGTGTACTATCCAGAGTCTACTGTATTTGTGGAAAACATTGGTTATCGTTTGTATTTATAATCGCAGAGAATTGCCCATAGAGCCATTTGAGATGTTTTATTTGGTTTTCCACTCAATGTGATGACCTCAGAATTTCTTATGGATTTTTAATGTCCCGCAGCTGTGACAGCTGCCCTCTGACAACAATTTATCCTGTAAATTAAGATGAActgttatttattctttatattcagataataaaatatccgtaaaaaccaCAACTGGCACATTAGAGCTTTTGTTTCGGAagtctttgtttcttttcatgTCTTCCAGTGAAGAAACTTCAAAGAGATTCTCCTAATTGACCATGAAATATTCTCACCTGGTTTAAGGGCCCCCGTTACCAGGCAACTGCTGGTGATGCTCTCAGGGGCCCCGCTTTATAATACAAACAATTACAATACCATACAAACATTACTGTATTACACAGTGCtcagtacaagttcagctcaatcgacagcatttgtggcataatgttgattaccacaaaaaatgtatttcgacttttCGCCTCTTCGAGgttccagtgagtcacttacagtggacgtgaatgggaccagtccataacattaaaatactcactgtttcaaaggcatagccataagatgtaaacataaACCGTAAAACTTTAGTTCCTGATTTTCAGTGAGTTCAtcaacttttggaccccactgtaactTCATATTCAAACTACTGAcatgttaagcattgtataaatGCTTCTTAATGACTTATCAAAGTTATTAAAAAGCCTTAGCAGAAATAATATGATGTATGTCTCAAGCGGCAACCCCTTCTGAGGTAGGTTAAGCATATTTTACGCATCAGTTGATTCAAACAGTTTTTAACATTCACAGCCTGGGAAAAATGCatgtgttaatttcaacacactctcacggtgaattcatcaggattcgtacgacttttctaaatttggctaattcgtatgatatcgtgcgactgcactcgtttgaatcccTACGACTTCCACTACAGCCAACGACGTCACTgaacatcatttccatctaatacgcgacaattacttgcctCTGTcgcacacaacagcttcctatcatgtttacacactctactgattgattacgtttagataaggggtttgggtaagggcataatattaataagtatgccCTTAACGACTCGTGCGCGAAACTTAcgtttacttccacattagacatccgggcatttgcacgtgatgaagtcgtacgagtttatgcgaacaacatcgcgTGAGACCATCCGAAATAGCcgactcgtaaattatgtatgaattttcatgagatcgggttggttaATTTGCTTATTTTATCTCGTTAAAACCATTCCATTGGCTGCCAGGAATGACATGAACTGGGTTAAGGGTTATGTGCGATTTACAACAAGCATTTAATGTAGACGCTAACAGAGCAAACTTTCTCACATCGCAGGTGTTAACAGAGCTAATGGGTCACTCTAATGACAGTCTGTGAGAATCAAAGCTTATCTGATAAGCATTAAGAGCGAAATAGCAGTTGGAATAGCACTTTATCTGCATCTAAAGAGCTTTACGCTTTTATTGGAGGGTGGAGATACATGATCATTCCCATTGAAACCCTGTTGATATCTACTGTAAGATCTCAGAACAGATGATGGACAGATAAAGAGAGTGCCGAGTGGAAGTTTGTAACAGCTGGAGAGCTTCTCTCTCATGTGGCCCGGCCCGGCTGCCACCCGCCCATTTGCAGCCCCGCAGGAGGGCCGGCCTCCCTCCGAGAGCGTGGAGCCAGTCTAACAGAGGAATAAACCCTGCCAAACAAACAGCCCTAATAAAGGGCATCAAATAGAGCCCTGTTTACCCCTGCAGAAGAGCGCTTTATACAAACACACCACTGATTAGGACACCGTTACGGCTGCTTAGGCAAACCAGTCATGCAGGACTTCGTTTAAATGGATATGTCCTGGTGAAAGTGTATTGAAAGAGGTTTCAGCTTCAAATTAAGTTGTATTTTCAATTCTGGGTGAAAAATTCAAAAGGAAACTATACAAACCACTGATAAAAACAAAGGTTCGTCAATGGTTTCTTCTCATCAAGAGCCATTTTTCACTGTAGGGTTCTTGAGTTGTTGTATGGTTTGTTATGCTCGATGTTTCATTATAGATTCTTCAGATCAGTGTTTTGGGTTCTGGGTTCATTGAATGACAATTGTatgattttctaaaaaataaaaataaaaaggaatattccaagttcaatacaagttatgctcgatcgacagcatttgtggcataaagttgaatacagtaccacaaaaatgaatttggactcaaaattttgacaaaaattgaggttacattgTGTCACTTACAATGGACTGTTtaaagtagaggtcgaccgatagtgttttttgccgataccgataactaggtggtggaaaaggccggtaaccgattaatcagctgatagtttttaaaaaatcgatttataaaatgtttaaaaataaaaagttgtattttcttactatgatgggcacagacggtacaagagtccaaaataaataaaatcccagatgcagttaacTGTTCAACAAAAATCCCAATAACCAGAAAGTAAGGCCTGAAACACACCACTGGCACTTATGTTGAAATGAGGAAGTCTTGACTCCGTTAAAAATgctcaaattaagctttttatagcctatactgtatatattcaccaGAAAAAGTGTTTTGTATAAGTGTTTTGAGGcagctgttatactgtagaaacaAGCCATTCTATCTGTAGAAACCTCCAGcaccggccacagaggaacacagagaagtaatatatttttttaaaactatcgaCAACTATCTGcattgatttttgccgataaccggtagttccaaaaagcaactatcggcaccgatttatcggtaaaaccgatatatcggtctacctctagtttaaAGGCAGActtgtgaagcttttaattttataaaagcaccaacattaattattcttttaaaacttgtgtattatttgagcggcagagttgtttaaatcgtagttTCCATGGTTGTTTTAGAGTTTGcggcgttacgtcgtcatggaaacaaagttgcaaaattggatgTAAcgacacagaaaagtttagtaagtgattttattacccTAAAATCATGTGTATATGCATATTCTTTATGTcctgtgtctatacttttgaaacagtgagtattttaacatttacggattggccccattcacttcgatTACATTAAGTGCCTTACTGaactttgtttttataaaagaaaagAGGGACGTGTCAAACgtaattttagtggtaatcaatattatgccacaaatgctgttgaatgagcttaacttttactgaacctggaatattcctttaagaagttttatatatatatatatatatatatatatatatatatatatatatatatatatatatatatatatatatatacagtatagcttTAGGCAGCAAAAGGTGGCCTGTTTAGTTCTGATTGTAACCTTTAGTTTTAAGAATGTGTTGGAAAGAAAGACCAAATAATCTCATTATGTCTCTATATGAATCTGCACATCCAAGCGCAGCTTCTCTCATGATCTCATCTGACTCGCAGTCGGCCACAGAGACGTTGAGCGAGCCGCTGTTATCAGTGTGAATTACTGCGTTTGTACTGCATCTGAAATGACACTGTGCAGTGTGACCGCAGGGGTCGCGACGCTCAGGGCCCCGTGATGACCTCTCTGTCTGTGTGGGGAGGGGGGCTGCAGAGTCTCGGCTCCTGCATGGTGGCCCCCAGGAACCAGCAGGTCCCTGGCTTTA is a window from the Myxocyprinus asiaticus isolate MX2 ecotype Aquarium Trade chromosome 13, UBuf_Myxa_2, whole genome shotgun sequence genome containing:
- the nog1 gene encoding noggin-1, which produces MMDHPQCLLAVYLLLVSFAQCQHYYLLRPIPSDTLPLLELKEDPDPIYDPLEKDLNETELRSVLGDFASRFLSITPPQDRYTGNEELDELDLLQNPTGLMPKDIRALDFDVQWGKKRKASKKLKRRLQMWLWSYSFCPVLYAWNDLGTRFWPRYVRAGSCYSKRSCSVPEGMVCKPAKSTHITLLRWRCVQRRGALKCAWIPVQYPIITECKCSCAN